A genomic region of Salvelinus alpinus chromosome 12, SLU_Salpinus.1, whole genome shotgun sequence contains the following coding sequences:
- the LOC139535763 gene encoding prolyl 3-hydroxylase 1-like — MLWRFVVAILGVFLIPYCLSDVQLSSNVILEPYDLLFDTAVEAYYKGDWMTVILNMERALRNKAAIRRVKAHCRITCANQSAFGEPLSSMVVPVPGAGSVEDLGFFQKIMKRADCVNTCESEKIGPPTIHKVTEDVDLEFKKRTPYNYLQVAYFKINKLDKAVAAANTFFLANPDHMEMKQNLDYYRMMAGVQQEDFKDLESRPHMAEFLAGKRYYSSDSFGLAIDHFEAAVEEYFSADQECRALCEGAYVYDGYNYMEYSADLFQSMTDHYMQILNCKQRCSVELASTAGKDKPFEDFLPSHFNYLQFSYYNSEKYEQAIEWAKTYLLFHPEEEVMNQNLAYYSAVLGEDKAAAISARLVVKQHIQQSLLEKELLYFAYEVFGITFVDPDSWTPADVMPLKLREKQKAERETAARITEEIGNLMKEIETLVEEKNKESTDIAKIVREGGPLLFDDIKITMSSKQLNGSQRVLLDGFISNDECRELTRLSNAAALKGDGYQGRPSPHSPSESFQGVTVLKAIKLGQEGTVPLKSARLFFDMSEKVRGVLESYFRLDSPLYFSYSHLVCRSAIDEKQDDRDNLSHPVHADNCLLVSELNECIKEPPAYTNRDYSAILYLNDDFEGGDFIFTELDAKTVTAEVRPQCGRVVGFGAGNENPHGVRAVTKGQRCAVALWFTLDPKHEEKDRIQAQEMLKMFSSPTDTEFTKTKTESSHPQLTPLDQSALLGQAATPVQEQAGKPDDKPAEKKPKEPAETVSENPSDKPEDKKNEKPIEKHAEKLIAKKGNKAKVKELVKTKAKAAAKAGDKANAKTADKAKAKPAAKTNVKQAADKTYKKEQKPVTKKTQKIPVKKVSKDSNTDLKSSSDSQTDKDEL; from the exons ATGCTGTGGCGTTTTGTAGTAGCGATTTTAGGCGTTTTCCTCATCCCATATTGCCTTTCGGACGTGCAGCTCAGTAGTAATGTTATTCTGGAACCTTATGATCTGCTGTTCGACACGGCGGTGGAAGCCTACTACAAGGGGGACTGGATGACAGTCATTCTGAACATGGAGAGAGCGCTTCGGAACAAGGCTGCGATCCGCAGGGTGAAGGCGCATTGCCGGATAACTTGTGCCAACCAGAGCGCTTTCGGGGAGCCTTTATCCAGCATGGTTGTGCCAGTACCAGGCGCTGGCTCCGTGGAAGATCTTGGCTTTTTCCAGAAAATTATGAAAAGGGCTGATTGTGTAAATACCTGCGAAAGTGAGAAAATTGGACCACCAACTATCCATAAAGTCACTGAAGATGTGGACCTTGAGTTTAAGAAAAGAACACCCTACAATTACCTGCAAGTCGCGTACTTCAAG ATCAACAAGCTGGATAAAGCTGTGGCGGCGGCAAACACGTTTTTCCTGGCCAACCCAGACCACATGGAGATGAAGCAGAACCTGGACTATTACAGGATGATGGCCGGAGTACAGCAGGAGGACTTCAAAGACCTGGAGTCCCGGCCGCACATG GCAGAGTTCCTTGCAGGGAAGCGGTATTACAGCTCCGATTCGTTCGGTCTGGCCATCGACCACTTTGAGGCGGCAGTGGAGGAGTACTTCAGCGCGGACCAGGAGTGCCGGGCGCTCTGTGAAGGAGCTTACGTCTACGACGGGTACAACTACATGGAGTACAGTGCCGACTTGTTCCAGTCCATGACAG ACCACTACATGCAGATTCTGAACTGTAAGCAGAGAtgttctgtggagctagcctccACCGCGGGAAAGGACAAACCATTTGAGGATTTCCTCCCTTCCCACTTCAACTACCTACAGTTCTCCTACTACAACA gtGAGAAGTATGAGCAGGCCATAGAGTGGGCTAAAACCTACCTGCTGTTCCATCCAGAGGAGGAGGTGATGAATCAGAACCTGGCTTACTACTCCGCTGTGCTGGGGGAGGACAAGGCTGCAGCCATATCCGctagactg GTGGTGAAACAGCATATTCAGCAGTCCCTGTTGGAAAAGGAGCTACTCTACTTTGCTTATGAAGTGTTTGGAATCACCTTTGTTGATCCG GATTCCTGGACCCCTGCAGACGTCATGCCCCTCAAACTGAGAGAGAAGCAGAA GGCAGAAAGGGAGACTGCGGCGAGGATCACTGAGGAGATTGGGAATCTGATGAAGGAGATTGAAACTCTGGTGGAGGAGAAGAACAAGGAGTCGACTGACATTGCCAAGATCGTACGAGAAG GTGGTCCTTTGTTGTTTGATGACATCAAGATTACTATGTCGTCAAAGCAGCTGAATGGGTCTCAGAGGGTTCTACTGGATGGATTTATCTCAAATGACGAGTGCAGAGAGCTCACCCGCCTCTCTAAT GCGGCAGCGCTGAAAGGTGATGGGTATCAAGGTCGCCCCTCCCCCCACTCACCCAGCGAGAGCTTCCAAGGAGTCACTGTCCTCAAGGCTATTAAG TTGGGACAGGAGGGCACTGTGCCCCTGAAGAGTGCCCGCCTGTTTTTTGACATGAGTGAGAAGGTGCGTGGGGTCCTGGAATCGTACTTCCGTCTGGactctcctctctacttctccTACTCCCACCTGGTCTGCCGCTCCGCCATCGACG AGAAGCAGGATGACCGTGACAACCTGAGTCACCCGGTTCATGCAGACAACTGCCTGCTGGTCTCTGAGCTCAACGAGTGCATTAAAGAACCACCTGCTTACACAAACAGGGACTATAG CGCAATCCTCTATCTGAATGATGACTTTGAAGGAGGAGATTTCATTTTCACTGAACTGGATGCCAAAACGGTCACA GCAGAGGTGCGTCCTCAGTGTGGTCGTGTGGTTGGGTTCGGTGCTGGGAATGAGAACCCTCACGGGGTAAGAGCGGTTACTAAGGGCCAGAGGTGTGCTGTGGCCCTGTGGTTCACCCTTGACCCCAAACACGAGGAGAAG gatCGGATCCAAGCTCAAGAGATGCTGAAGATGTTCTCCTCTCCTACGGACACAGAGTTcacaaagacaaagacagagagctcACATCCACAGCTTACACCTCTTGACCAGTCTGCGCTTCTTGGTCAAGCTGCAACCCCAGTACAGGAGCAGGCAGGCAAACCAGATGACAAACCAGCAGAGAAGAAGCCTAAGGAACCAGCAGAAACAGTTAGTGAAAACCCATCTGATAAACCAGAGGATAAAAAGAATGAGAAGCCGATAGAGAAGCACGCAGAAAAACTAATTGCAAAAAAGGGTAACAAAGCTAAGGTGAAAGAGCTGGTTAAAACTAAAGCCAAAGCAGCGGCTAAAGCAGGGGACAAAGCCAACGCTAAGACAGCAGACAAGGCTAAAGCAAAACCTGCAGCAAAAACAAACGTCAAACAGGCAGCAGACAAAACATACAAAAAAGAGCAGAAGCCAGTGACAAAAAAGACACAGAAAATCCCTGTCAAAAAGGTTTCCAAGGACTCCAATACTGACCTCAAGTCATCCTCGGACTCACAGACAGACAAGGACGAGCTGTGA